The Archangium primigenium genomic interval ACCACGCCCTGGTCCGCGAGCAGGCCCGTCAGCCGGGCGGTGATGCCCGGCTGGTCCCGGCCGGTGAGGGTGAGCAGGAGCGCTTCGGAGGACGGGGCACGGGAGGACATGGCGGCTCGCGGCGCTAGCGCGGTTCCGAGGAGAGGATGAGATCGCCCTTGGTGAGGAAGGGCGCCTCGGGGAAGGCCTTGTAGAACTCCTCGAGCATGGCATCGAGGTCCGGGTAGCGCTGCTCCACCTTGTCCTGGGTCATCTTGTCGAAGATGGCGTCCAGGCCGGCGGGGGCCTCGGGGTTGACCTCGGAGGGCAAGGGCGAGCGGCGGCCGGGAATCTGCCCGGTGAGCATCTCGTAGAGCAGGATGCCCAGGCCGTAGACGTCCGACGCGGGACCCGCCTCCTTGGCCCGGTGGGGCTGGAGCAGCTCGGGCGCCAGGTACACCATGCCGCCGGCGCCCACGAACACCTGGGGCAGGCCCTTGGACGAGTCCTGCTCCACCACGCGGCTCAGGCCGAAGTCGCCCAGCTTCGCGTTGCCGTGCAGGTCGAAGAGCACGTTCTCCGGCTTGAGGTTGTGGTGGGTGAGGCCCACGGCGTGCGCGGCGCGCAGCGCGTAGGCCAGTTGCAGGAAGCAGCGCTGGGCGAAGGGCACGGGCACGCCCTTGCCCCCGCCCTGCTCCAGCTCGTGCTTGAGGTTGCCCTGCAAGAGCTCGAGCACGAAGTAGGGCCGCGCCGTCTCGGTGTTCTGGTCCAGCACCTGCACGATGCCGGGGTGGCGCACCTGGGCCTGGGCGCACAGCTCGCGCTTGAGCCGCTTGAGCACCTCCCCGCGCTGCAGGAAGGAGAAGTAGCCGAAGATGTCCTTGAGCTCCTTCACGCAGATGTCGAGCCCCAGCGCGTTGAAGCGGCCCTTGCTGGTGGTGCCCAGCGGACCCGCGCCGATGGTGTCGAGCTTCTGGTAGCGCTGATCCAACAGCTCGGCGCCCTTGGACGCGGGCGCGGAGGACACGGGCGAAGCGGACACGGCGGGGGGAGGAGTCATGGGAGCGGACGGAGCCACGGCGGGAGCGGAAACGGGCACCGAGGGCGGCGCGGCGGAAGCGGACGGCTCCACCGCGAAGGCCCCGGAGGGACGCGCGCGAGGCAGGGCCGGCGGCTCCGCGCTCCGCTTCCCCTCCTCGAGCATGCTGTCGGGCGGCGGCGGCGGCCGGCGGGCGTTCATCTCCTCGGCGAGCAGCGCGGCGGCTTCGGACAGGCCCAGCTGCTCGGCGAAGAACTCCTCCACCGGCTGGATGAACTGCTCGTGCTGACCCCCGTCCACCGCCCGCTCTCCCAGCTCGGTCAGGCGGAGCTGGGCCTCGCGGGGGTCCAGGCTGATGTAGTGGTACTTGCGCAGGAAGAGGTAGTAGCTGTCGAACTCCAGCGAGACGGACGGCTCGAGGGTGGCCTTCACATCGGCCAGCTTGTTCGAGCGGCCCAACCGGCCGTTCTCCCTCAGGCTCTGGAGGATGAACAGCGCCTCGCCGCAGACGGTGTCGCGGTGGATGGGGGGCGTGGGCATGGGGGGCGGACTCTACGCTGTCAGCGTCCGCCGTCCAATCAACGCCCCACACTCCCCGTCGGAGAATCGGCGGGGGGCTTTTCAGGGGCGCTTCAGGGGCGCTTCAGGGGCGCTTCAGGCGATGTGGAGCAGCTGCTTCACCGTCTCCAGCACTTCCTGGAAGCGCACCGGCTTGCGCAGGTAGATGTCCACCCCGAGCTGCATGGCGCGCTCGCGGGCCTCGGGGCCCCCCGCGGAGATGGCCACCACGGGAATGGAGCGCAGGGCCTCCTCGGCGCGGATGCGCTCGATGAGGGCGAAGCCATCCATCACCGGCATGTACAGGTCCGTCATCACCAGACTGAAGCGGCTGGAGCGCAGGGCCTGCAGGGCATGGTGGCCGTCCGGGGAGAAATGCACCTCCAGGGGGATCTGCCCTCCCAGCTCGCCGCTCGCCAGCTTCTTGAGCACGTAGCTGTACATCTCGATGATGTGCGGGTTGTCCTCGACGATGAGGACGCGATAGCCCTCCGCGGGGTGGGTCGCGCGGTCCGATGGGCGGGTCTGTCCTGATGCACTCAAGATGTCACCCAATCGCTGCCGGTCCTCATCGCGCACCACCCGGATGCCCACTCCCGCCGGGGCCTCGGGCGACACGGGCCGTACCCAGGCCACCGTTCCCACGACTTCTACCGGATCCACCAGCCCCGGGAAAGAAAGTGCCAAGCCCACCTGCTGGCCCTGGGTGAACGAACGATCCGTCTGCACGAAGATTCCTCCGCGCGACAGATTCTCCGTCACCTCCGCCATGCGGGACTGATCCGGAAACCGAACCCGCAGCACGAGCGGCACTCGGGGCTCCTCTCGTTTATCTTCTGATCCCCGATTCATAACAAAGTGTTGAAATCGCTCGGATTTTCGCTGATGCGGCGCAGTGTAGCGCCGTGGGTTTATGTTGACAACGCGGGCGTCAGGGACTTACGAACCGCCCCGCCATGGCGGAGCTCCTGTTCACCCCTGAAGAGCAGAAGAAGTTCGATGCGCAGATCTCCGAGATCCTGTCGCACTACCCTCCGGATCGGAAGAGCGCAGGCATGTTGCCAGCGCTTCGGGTGCTGCAGGACATCAAGGGATGGCTGCCCCCTGAAGGCATCAAGTTGGTGGCGAGCGCACTGGAAGTGCGGCCCGAGC includes:
- a CDS encoding serine/threonine-protein kinase, whose amino-acid sequence is MPTPPIHRDTVCGEALFILQSLRENGRLGRSNKLADVKATLEPSVSLEFDSYYLFLRKYHYISLDPREAQLRLTELGERAVDGGQHEQFIQPVEEFFAEQLGLSEAAALLAEEMNARRPPPPPDSMLEEGKRSAEPPALPRARPSGAFAVEPSASAAPPSVPVSAPAVAPSAPMTPPPAVSASPVSSAPASKGAELLDQRYQKLDTIGAGPLGTTSKGRFNALGLDICVKELKDIFGYFSFLQRGEVLKRLKRELCAQAQVRHPGIVQVLDQNTETARPYFVLELLQGNLKHELEQGGGKGVPVPFAQRCFLQLAYALRAAHAVGLTHHNLKPENVLFDLHGNAKLGDFGLSRVVEQDSSKGLPQVFVGAGGMVYLAPELLQPHRAKEAGPASDVYGLGILLYEMLTGQIPGRRSPLPSEVNPEAPAGLDAIFDKMTQDKVEQRYPDLDAMLEEFYKAFPEAPFLTKGDLILSSEPR
- a CDS encoding TIGR02266 family protein, which translates into the protein MNRGSEDKREEPRVPLVLRVRFPDQSRMAEVTENLSRGGIFVQTDRSFTQGQQVGLALSFPGLVDPVEVVGTVAWVRPVSPEAPAGVGIRVVRDEDRQRLGDILSASGQTRPSDRATHPAEGYRVLIVEDNPHIIEMYSYVLKKLASGELGGQIPLEVHFSPDGHHALQALRSSRFSLVMTDLYMPVMDGFALIERIRAEEALRSIPVVAISAGGPEARERAMQLGVDIYLRKPVRFQEVLETVKQLLHIA